One window of Streptomyces sp. FIT100 genomic DNA carries:
- a CDS encoding diaminopimelate decarboxylase produces the protein MAPDASNRTLPDRRDQAVGAAVEQGLLTEAEPVTALLDIDGIRASAAALTAAFREVTDAPVLHAFAVKAAPLVPVLRLLDSEGIGAEVASPGELALARAAGVPPERTVLDSPAKTHAELREALGLGIAVNADNPQELERIDALVEAGAAGRSQLGLRVNAQIGAGAIGALSTATETSKFGVALRDEGARERVVRAFLDRPWLTRLHTHSGSQGLAPEFMAGGVRAVYELAEEINAAARRRQIDTIDIGGGLPVNFTSDEETPTFADYARLLRREVPGLFDGRYGLVTEFGRALLAKHGTVLARVEYAKSAGGRPIAVTHAGVQVATRTVYDPGSWPVRITAYDAKGRPKAGPDVVQDIAGPACFSGDLLAAARPLPLLEQGDVIAVLDTGAYYFTSHYAYNSLVRPAVHGFRDGQDGVAFTAVREAQTMAAIVAESGGDRPDALL, from the coding sequence ATGGCTCCAGACGCCTCGAACCGCACACTTCCGGACCGCCGCGACCAGGCCGTGGGCGCCGCCGTGGAGCAAGGGCTGCTCACGGAGGCCGAACCCGTCACCGCCCTCCTCGACATCGACGGCATACGGGCCTCGGCCGCCGCCCTCACGGCCGCCTTCCGCGAGGTCACCGACGCCCCCGTGCTGCACGCCTTCGCCGTGAAGGCCGCCCCGCTGGTGCCGGTGCTCCGGCTGCTGGACAGCGAGGGCATCGGCGCGGAGGTCGCCAGCCCGGGTGAGCTGGCACTGGCCCGCGCCGCGGGCGTACCGCCCGAGCGGACCGTGCTCGACTCCCCCGCCAAGACGCACGCCGAACTGCGCGAGGCCCTCGGCCTCGGCATCGCCGTCAACGCCGACAACCCGCAGGAGCTGGAGCGGATCGACGCCCTGGTCGAGGCGGGGGCCGCCGGGCGCTCACAGCTCGGCCTGCGGGTCAACGCCCAGATCGGCGCGGGCGCGATCGGGGCGCTGTCCACGGCCACGGAGACCTCCAAGTTCGGGGTCGCGCTGCGCGACGAGGGCGCCCGCGAGCGCGTCGTCCGGGCGTTCCTCGACCGGCCGTGGCTGACCCGGCTGCACACCCACTCGGGCTCGCAGGGGCTGGCACCGGAGTTCATGGCCGGCGGCGTACGGGCCGTGTACGAGCTCGCCGAGGAGATCAACGCGGCCGCGCGGCGCCGGCAGATCGACACCATCGACATCGGCGGCGGACTGCCCGTCAACTTCACCTCCGACGAGGAGACCCCCACCTTCGCCGACTACGCCCGGCTGCTGCGCCGGGAGGTGCCGGGCCTCTTCGACGGGCGGTACGGCCTGGTCACCGAGTTCGGCCGGGCGCTCCTCGCCAAGCACGGCACGGTCCTCGCGCGGGTCGAGTACGCCAAGTCGGCGGGCGGGCGGCCCATCGCGGTCACCCATGCGGGCGTGCAGGTCGCCACCCGCACCGTCTACGACCCCGGCTCGTGGCCGGTCCGGATCACCGCGTACGACGCCAAGGGCCGCCCGAAGGCGGGCCCCGACGTCGTGCAGGACATCGCCGGCCCGGCCTGCTTCTCGGGAGACCTGCTCGCCGCCGCCCGGCCGCTGCCGCTCCTTGAGCAGGGTGACGTGATCGCGGTCCTGGACACCGGCGCGTACTACTTCACCAGCCACTACGCGTACAACAGCCTGGTGCGCCCCGCCGTCCACGGCTTCCGCGACGGCCAGGACGGCGTCGCCTTCACCGCCGTACGGGAGGCGCAGACCATGGCCGCGATCGTCGCCGAGTCGGGCGGCGATCGCCCCGATGCGCTGCTGTAG